One segment of Strix aluco isolate bStrAlu1 chromosome 17, bStrAlu1.hap1, whole genome shotgun sequence DNA contains the following:
- the OSER1 gene encoding oxidative stress-responsive serine-rich protein 1 isoform X2, whose amino-acid sequence MRSTASLSVGEGTSPRALVRTVADETKPKNACTSKETWHGSMKKPSRGVVRTQRRRRSKSPILHPPKFIHCSTKSHSTCSQLVHKGQTDAQDDSSGFGMHVPKEACADEQCSIAPDVGRTGADVESLGASVTQLASENRQDTSPAAVPLASKASLKTTELSDFESMSRLNTNKPCACAGGACQCKRWQDMEVYKFSGLQNTLPLAPDRTTVSEDHSQSLPSRTPSSSPRSCSEQARAFVDDVTIEDLSGYMEYYLYIPKKMSHMAEMMYT is encoded by the exons ATGAG ATCTACTGCTTCTCTCTCTGTGGGTGAAGGGACAAGTCCAAGAGCACTGGTTAGAACAGTGGCAGACGAAACCAAACCTAAAAATGCGTGTACTTCTAAGGAAACCTGGCATGG GTCTATGAAGAAGCCTTCAAGAGGAGTTGTGAGAACCCAGCGTCGCAGGCGTTCCAAGTCTCCAATTCTTCATCCTCCAAAGTTTATCCATTGCAGCACAAAATCTCATTCCACGTGCAGCCAGCTAGTGCACAAGGGCCAGACTGATGCCCAGGACGACAGCAGTGGGTTTGGGATGCACGTCCCAAAGGAAGCTTGTGCAGATGAACAGTGCAGTATTGCTCCTGACGTTGGCCGGACAGGAGCTGATGTTGAGTCTTTGGGAGCTTCTGTTACGCAGTTGGCATCAGAGAACAGACAGGACACCTCTCCAGCTGCCGTTCCTCTAGCGTCCAAAGCCAGCCTAAAGACTACGGAGCTTTCTGACTTTGAATCTATGTCCAGGCTGAACACGAATAAGCCATGTGCGTGTGCAGGTGGAGCCTGTCAGTGTAAACGATGGCAAGATATGGAAGTGTACAAATTCTCTGGCTTGCAGAACACCCTCCCGTTGGCACCTGATAGAACAACAGTTTCTGAGGATCACTCCCAGTCTTTGCCATCAAGAACTCCCTCAAGTTCTCCACGCTCTTGCTCTGAGCAAGCCAGGGCCTTTGTGGATGATGTGACTATCGAAGATCTTTCAGGATACATGGAATATTATTTGTATATTCCAAAGAAGATGTCTCATATGGCAGAAATGATGTACACCTGA
- the OSER1 gene encoding oxidative stress-responsive serine-rich protein 1 isoform X1 — protein sequence MKTEAKDGEEESLQTAFKKLRVDTAGSTASLSVGEGTSPRALVRTVADETKPKNACTSKETWHGSMKKPSRGVVRTQRRRRSKSPILHPPKFIHCSTKSHSTCSQLVHKGQTDAQDDSSGFGMHVPKEACADEQCSIAPDVGRTGADVESLGASVTQLASENRQDTSPAAVPLASKASLKTTELSDFESMSRLNTNKPCACAGGACQCKRWQDMEVYKFSGLQNTLPLAPDRTTVSEDHSQSLPSRTPSSSPRSCSEQARAFVDDVTIEDLSGYMEYYLYIPKKMSHMAEMMYT from the exons ATGAAAACGGAAGCTAaggatggagaagaggaaagcCTGCAGACAGCATTCAAAAAGCTAAGAGTTGACACAGCTGG ATCTACTGCTTCTCTCTCTGTGGGTGAAGGGACAAGTCCAAGAGCACTGGTTAGAACAGTGGCAGACGAAACCAAACCTAAAAATGCGTGTACTTCTAAGGAAACCTGGCATGG GTCTATGAAGAAGCCTTCAAGAGGAGTTGTGAGAACCCAGCGTCGCAGGCGTTCCAAGTCTCCAATTCTTCATCCTCCAAAGTTTATCCATTGCAGCACAAAATCTCATTCCACGTGCAGCCAGCTAGTGCACAAGGGCCAGACTGATGCCCAGGACGACAGCAGTGGGTTTGGGATGCACGTCCCAAAGGAAGCTTGTGCAGATGAACAGTGCAGTATTGCTCCTGACGTTGGCCGGACAGGAGCTGATGTTGAGTCTTTGGGAGCTTCTGTTACGCAGTTGGCATCAGAGAACAGACAGGACACCTCTCCAGCTGCCGTTCCTCTAGCGTCCAAAGCCAGCCTAAAGACTACGGAGCTTTCTGACTTTGAATCTATGTCCAGGCTGAACACGAATAAGCCATGTGCGTGTGCAGGTGGAGCCTGTCAGTGTAAACGATGGCAAGATATGGAAGTGTACAAATTCTCTGGCTTGCAGAACACCCTCCCGTTGGCACCTGATAGAACAACAGTTTCTGAGGATCACTCCCAGTCTTTGCCATCAAGAACTCCCTCAAGTTCTCCACGCTCTTGCTCTGAGCAAGCCAGGGCCTTTGTGGATGATGTGACTATCGAAGATCTTTCAGGATACATGGAATATTATTTGTATATTCCAAAGAAGATGTCTCATATGGCAGAAATGATGTACACCTGA
- the LOC141931282 gene encoding oxidative stress-responsive serine-rich protein 1-like — translation MDLEAKDEEEESLQTAFKKLRVDAAGCIAALSMGDGTILRTPTRAAMDGAKQQAVCSKEAWHGCARKPSRGSARVPRRRRSKSPVLHPPKFTYCNMKANNQLKHKTQADASKSSISSDIFVTAEHGTKDRHDSHFEASDDRTEPLEAFTAEKPLEKSRENCPTVSSSFQTSLHSSQTSDFQSLSMLSNGKQCPCTDKKCQCKQWRTMEVYSFSGLRSVLSECEKAVLGVHAQSLQNRSPCGTASSGSPRSCSEQARAFVDDVTIEDLSGYMEYYLYIPKKMSHMAEMMYT, via the exons ATGGACTTGGAAGCtaaagatgaagaggaagagagtcTGCAGACAGCTTTCAAAAAGCTGAGAGTGGATGCAGCAGG ATGTATTGCAGCTCTGTCCATGGGCGATGGGACGATTCTCAGAACACCGACACGAGCAGCCATGGATGGAGCCAAGCAACAGGCTGTCTGCTCAAAGGAAGCGTGGCATGG GTGTGCGAGAAAGCCTTCCAGAGGGTCGGCAAGAGTCCCACGTCGCAGACGCTCCAAGTCTCCCGTCCTGCATCCTCCCAAGTTTACATATTGCAACATGAAAGCCAACAACCAGCTGAAACACAAAACCCAGGCAGACGCGTCAAAGAGTAGTATCAGTTCAGACATTTTTGTTACAGCAGAACACGGTACGAAGGACAGGCACGATTCTCACTTCGAGGCCAGTGATGACAGAACTGAACCTTTGGAAGCTTTCACCGCCGAAAAGCCTTTGGAGAAGTCAAGAGAGAATTGCCCGACTGTCTCCTCATCCTTTCAAACTAGCTTGCATTCTAGCCAAACCTCAGATTTCCAGTCCTTATCCATGCTTAGCAACGGCAAGCAGTGCCCTTGTACGGACAAGAAATGCCAGTGCAAGCAGTGGCGAACCATGGAAGTGTACTCTTTCTCTGGCTTACGGAGCGTCCTGTCAGAATGCGAAAAGGCAGTCCTAGGAGTCCACGCCCAGTCTCTTCAGAATAGATCCCCTTGTGGGACAGCCTCATCAGGTTCTCCTAGATCTTGTTCTGAGCAAGCTCGAGCCTTTGTGGATGACGTGACTATTGAAGATCTTTCTGGATACATGGAATACTACTTATATATTCCCAAGAAAATGTCTCACATGGCAGAAATGATGTATACTTGA